In Mycoplasma feriruminatoris, the sequence CTTTTAATTGCTCTTTCAATTACATCTCTTGGTATTTGGTTTGCTTTAGCTTTATCTATTGCTGATCTTAAAGATAAATTAGAGTTTGGATCAACTCCACCTTGCTTTGCAGCCATATAAATTTCTTTTGCAGCTCTTCCATTAGCTGCAGACTTTTTAGCAGCGGTTTTTGCCATTGAAGCTGCTCTTACTTCATGTGCTCTTCCCATAATTTACTCCTAATTTTTTTTCATAGAGTTTAGTTTGTTCATAATTAATTCTATTTGAGTTTTAACATCTAATTCAGCATCAACTACAAAAAATGGAAAATCATAAACATTTTTGTTATAAAACTCTTCGTAATTTTTATTTAAAATTTCTCAATATTCATCACCAATTAACAACTCTTCAGGTCTTCCTCTTTTTTTAATTCTACTAATAGCTGTTTTTGTTGATACTTTTAAATAAATAACAATATCAAAACTTAATTTATTTTCTGGAATTTTTAAGTTTTCTAAAACTACGTTATTATAAAAATCTATATAAGTATTATAGTCAGTTTGATCAACGTTTTTAAGATCATAATTAACTTTCATAAAAATAGGATCTTCTAATAAAGTTCTATCAAAAATAATATTTTCTAAGTTTTTTGCTTGTTTTAGTTGTTTAGATCTAGCTGTTAGCATGTAAATTTGCATTTTAAAAACAGTCTTTTTTAAATCTTTATAGTATTGTTCAAAATAAGGGTTTTCTTCAACAGGTTCTTTAAAAATTTCATAACCTAATCTTTTACTAATTTCATTAGAAATTGTTGATTTTCCTGCTCCAACAGTACCAAAAATTGCAATTTTCATTTTGCTCCTTTATTTGTTTTTTGTTTTTAAAGAATTATAAATTCCATAAAGCTTTTTAATTTCATGAGTTTTTAGTTCACGATATTGACCTGGTTTTAAATCAGCAATTTCTAAAAATTCGATTTTAGTTCTTTTAAGTTTTAAAAGTTGAGCTTGGATTGATTCAAACATTTTTTTAACGTGATGTTTTTTACCTTCATTAATTGTTAGTTCTACAATTGAAACATTTTTTAATTTGTCATATTTAACTAATTTAGCATCATAAGCTTTAGTTAAATAATTATCATCAATATATACACCTTTAATTAGTTCATTAATTTGTTGTTTTGTAACTTGGTTTTGACACAATCCTTGGTATGTTTTTAAAAACTCATATTTTGGATGCATAATAAAGTTTGATAACTCTCCATCATTTGTCATAATTAATAAACCACTAACATCATAATCTAATCTTCCAACTGGATAAACTCTATGATCTAGATCTTTAAAATAATCAGCTACAGTTTTTCTTTTTTTAGGATCATGCATAGTAGTTAGAACTAATCTTGGTTTATAAAATAAATAATAATATTTTTGATTATTTGAATCAGATACAACTAGTTTATTATCTATTTTAATTTCAGCTTTTACATCAATTTTAACTCCTAAAGTATTGATGATTTGACCATTAACTTTAACTCTATTTTCTAAAATTAGTTTTTCAGCATATCTTCTAGAACAATACCCGCGAGAACTAATTATTTTTTGTAACCTTTCTAAGCTCATTTTTTCTCCTTAAAAAAACCAATAACAAAAGCTATTGGATGTATTTTTTATAATATCAAATAAAACTAATAAACTAGTTATTTTCACTATCTAAATTAAAATCATCAACATTACCATATAGATCAGTTGATTGTTGTTCTTGTTCTTGTTTTTGTTCAGCGTTATTTTGGATTGCTAATTGAATGTCTTGTTCACTAATTACTGGTAGTTCTTCAAGTCCACCTTTAATGTTAAACACTTTAAAAAAGTTATCAGTAATTCCATACAAATTACTTCTATTATTTTCAACATCTTTTCCAACAACTCTAATTAGTTTTTTTTCTCTTAGTTTATAAAGTTGATAAGTAGAATCAACGTTTCTTATTTCATCAATACTTTGTTTTGTAATTGGTTGTTTATAAGCAATAATAGAAAGTACTTCAATAGTAGAATGAGATAGTTTTTTGTTTTCATTATATTCTTCTAATTTAGCAAAATATTCATGTAACTCTGGTTTTGTTTGTAATCTAAAGTTATTTTTTTTATAAGTTTGAATACAAAAAGCACAAGATTCATCTGCTAAATATTTTTTATTTAATTCAATAATGATTTCTTTTATTTCAGTTGGTTTTAAGTTATCTAAAACTGTTTGAATATCTAATAATGAAACACCATCATCACCATATATAAACAATAACCCTTCAATAATAGCACTATATTGTTGATTCATTTGCAATCACCTCTAGTTGTTGAGTAATTAAATTTTCATTTTCAATTACTTCTTTTCTTAAAGATATAAAAATATGATCATCACGAGTATCAATTACTAAAATTTGATATCTTACTAGATCTAGAACTGCTAAAAAGATAATAATAAAGTTCTTTAAGTTAAATTCTAAAATTTCTAGTAATTCTTCTAATCTTCACTCTTTTAGTTTTTGTGAAGTTATTTTATTAACTATATCTAAAATCACTTCGTGAACTGTTAGACTAGGTGTAGTTAAAGTTTGATAAATTTCAGTTTCTAAATCAAAATCAGCTTGATATTTAAAAGCATTTGAATTAGTAATTACGTTATAAAAAATTTCTGTTAGTTTATCTAAATCTAAATCATTTAAATCAATTAAAGGATCAGGATTTTCAAAAACTAAATCTTTTTTAAAGTTTTGTTTTGATCTTTTTTTTGAAAAAGTTTGTAAGTAAAGTTCTTGAGAGTTAAAAAGTCTATCTGATATTTCTTTAATTTGATTATATTGACTAATTTGATAAACTAAATCATCATAATCTACTACTTCTTCTTGATTAGTTTGTTCATCTTTAAATAATAAATATCTAGATTTTAATTCAATTAATTGTGAAGCTATAATTAAATACTCACTAGCAATTTCTATATCTAATTGTTGGTTTTGTTTAATGTATGCTAGATATTGATCAACAATTTCTAATAAACTTAGTTCAATAATATCTAGTTTCTTTTCTTTAATCATTAATCACAATAACTCAATTGGTCCTGAAAATTGGTCAATGGTTAATTCTTGTCAGTGTTTCATTTTGTCTTTCTATAAATTAGTTGAATTGATTTCAAGTAATTTATTAATCTCATCATTTGTCTTAAAATCTAAAGTAATTTGAATAAAAATCCTACAAATAATTATAAATAATGACTCTAGTTCAAATACTAAATTTACTAAATAATCTGAATTATCTAAATTAGTTTTTACTCTTGATAAATAATTAAACAACCAAGAGTGTTTTAAAGTACTAAAAAACTGTTCACTTCTACTTTGAGTACCTCTAGTTTTATAAAAAGCATAACTTAAGTTAGTAAAATCATTAACAAAATTGAAGTCTTTATAATACTCTTGATTTGGTTTTAATTTATATTTTTCATTTAAATTATTAGTAATTTTAATTAGTTTATTAAAAATACTAAACATATATAAAAACATAATAGTTAAACTATGAAGTTCAGCATTTTCTAATAAGTAATTTTGTTTAATATCATCATAAAAGAAATTATCTAAACTTTGTTTTATATAAAATAATAAAACTGGATTTAACTTATTAAATATATCAAAATTAAAAAAAGCTTTTCTTGTAAATAAAATAGATAATAAAGTTTTTAATAAATATATTAAGTAGTTAAATTGATCATTTTGATTAACTATGTGATTTTTTAAGTTCTTTTTTAATAACAAATCATCAATTACATTTGTTAAATATATACAAATATCAAATAGTTGATCTTGACTAAGATCTTTATTTCTACTCATTTTAATTAGTTCATTTAATTTAGTAGTAATTAATTCATATTCAGTCATAATGTTCTTTTCTATTGATTATTCTCTAATTAATCTAGTAATCATTTTTTGTTGGATATCTTTTTTAGCTAAACTGGTCATTTTTATTTTAATTTCTTTTAGATCTAAATATTCAGCAAGAATATAATTTGCTGTTCATATAAATGTTGTTAGATAAATTCCTAATAAAGTAAAAATTAATATACAACAAATATAATAAACATCAGTAATTTTTTTTAAAAATAAGTTGTTTTTATTTAAATCAGTATTATTAATTACTTGTAATACTGATTTAAAAATACTAAACACTCCAATATTATTAACTTTACAAATACTAATTACTAGATATCAAATTGATAAAGTTAAAAATACAACTGTTAAAAAAGTAGATAGAACTGGTGTTTTTGTAGATCTATAGTCTCACATTAACCCAATTCCAAATCATAAATAAAACATCACAAAGAAAAATAAACCAAATAATCACATCATTATAGTTAATAAATAAATATTATGTATAAAAGTAATTAAAATTACTCCAAACATAGTTAAACTTGTAAGAATAGAAACTGATTTTATAATTCCAATTGATTTAATAATTAGTTTATAAAATAAATAACCTAATAACATTTGTCCTAATAAAAAACTAATTCTAAAAGACTGTAAGTAATTTCAAATATTTGTAGTTTGATATAATTGTTGTTTTAATTTACTTACTAAAAATAGTTCAAAAATATCTGATCTAATAATTACATTTACACTTGTAATTAAAAAACTCATAACAATTAAACCAATTAAAACTTTATAATCATATCTTTGCAATTGTTCAACAATATCTTCTTTATATTTAATTACTTTAATTTTTCTTTCTTTTACAAATATAGAAACTACTAAACAAATAACTAAACAAATTAAACTTAAAACAAAAACAACTCAATTTGTAAAACTATTATTATTGACTAGATTTAAATTTAATAAACTATAAAGTTCATAGCTTATAAAACTTGCAAAACTTACAACAAACCCAGCTTTTATACTACTAAAAACTGGAAATAATCTTTCATTAAACTGTTCATTAAAAAATAAAAAGTAAATGATTTGACATGAAATTCCAACTGCTAAAAATAAAGATATAAAAATAATACTTGTTATATTTATATAACTTAAATAAGCAATCATAATACTAATAAACAAACTAAATAAACTAATTCAAATTCAAATTCTTCTACTTTGTAGTTTTAAAGTTAGTCATAAAGCTAAAGGATTTAAAATAGTTGTATATAAAAAATAACTACTTAAAAAAAGTAAAACTGTAAGAATTGAGTTTGGGATTGTTTTTAATGTTGGTGAATC encodes:
- a CDS encoding segregation/condensation protein A, whose translation is MKHWQELTIDQFSGPIELLWLMIKEKKLDIIELSLLEIVDQYLAYIKQNQQLDIEIASEYLIIASQLIELKSRYLLFKDEQTNQEEVVDYDDLVYQISQYNQIKEISDRLFNSQELYLQTFSKKRSKQNFKKDLVFENPDPLIDLNDLDLDKLTEIFYNVITNSNAFKYQADFDLETEIYQTLTTPSLTVHEVILDIVNKITSQKLKEWRLEELLEILEFNLKNFIIIFLAVLDLVRYQILVIDTRDDHIFISLRKEVIENENLITQQLEVIANESTI
- the scpB gene encoding SMC-Scp complex subunit ScpB, whose product is MNQQYSAIIEGLLFIYGDDGVSLLDIQTVLDNLKPTEIKEIIIELNKKYLADESCAFCIQTYKKNNFRLQTKPELHEYFAKLEEYNENKKLSHSTIEVLSIIAYKQPITKQSIDEIRNVDSTYQLYKLREKKLIRVVGKDVENNRSNLYGITDNFFKVFNIKGGLEELPVISEQDIQLAIQNNAEQKQEQEQQSTDLYGNVDDFNLDSENN
- a CDS encoding MFS cation transporter; protein product: MNNLIKWDLYIINPLLIIIWLIVAIYLFYKNSISKQKGLFYLEISSFWIVVNFLIQIITNSIDSPTLKTIPNSILTVLLFLSSYFLYTTILNPLALWLTLKLQSRRIWIWISLFSLFISIMIAYLSYINITSIIFISLFLAVGISCQIIYFLFFNEQFNERLFPVFSSIKAGFVVSFASFISYELYSLLNLNLVNNNSFTNWVVFVLSLICLVICLVVSIFVKERKIKVIKYKEDIVEQLQRYDYKVLIGLIVMSFLITSVNVIIRSDIFELFLVSKLKQQLYQTTNIWNYLQSFRISFLLGQMLLGYLFYKLIIKSIGIIKSVSILTSLTMFGVILITFIHNIYLLTIMMWLFGLFFFVMFYLWFGIGLMWDYRSTKTPVLSTFLTVVFLTLSIWYLVISICKVNNIGVFSIFKSVLQVINNTDLNKNNLFLKKITDVYYICCILIFTLLGIYLTTFIWTANYILAEYLDLKEIKIKMTSLAKKDIQQKMITRLIRE
- a CDS encoding pseudouridine synthase; this translates as MSLERLQKIISSRGYCSRRYAEKLILENRVKVNGQIINTLGVKIDVKAEIKIDNKLVVSDSNNQKYYYLFYKPRLVLTTMHDPKKRKTVADYFKDLDHRVYPVGRLDYDVSGLLIMTNDGELSNFIMHPKYEFLKTYQGLCQNQVTKQQINELIKGVYIDDNYLTKAYDAKLVKYDKLKNVSIVELTINEGKKHHVKKMFESIQAQLLKLKRTKIEFLEIADLKPGQYRELKTHEIKKLYGIYNSLKTKNK
- a CDS encoding deoxynucleoside kinase codes for the protein MKIAIFGTVGAGKSTISNEISKRLGYEIFKEPVEENPYFEQYYKDLKKTVFKMQIYMLTARSKQLKQAKNLENIIFDRTLLEDPIFMKVNYDLKNVDQTDYNTYIDFYNNVVLENLKIPENKLSFDIVIYLKVSTKTAISRIKKRGRPEELLIGDEYWEILNKNYEEFYNKNVYDFPFFVVDAELDVKTQIELIMNKLNSMKKN